Proteins found in one Planctomycetaceae bacterium genomic segment:
- a CDS encoding SDR family NAD(P)-dependent oxidoreductase yields the protein MDKTELINVIAPAMRALAAQDNRLKLVRFDETATTHGGIAFDPPAGGDAAAIIAALSGVMTTHGKKITAVAVDGLGMFSVYDHPAGGAGRVAGKVALVTGAAQGFGLEIAQNLAEQGACVVLGDINAAGAQKAAADLISKHGAQCAMGLAINVTDGASVAAAIHQVVRTFGGLDILVSNAGVLKAGSVKTQSEKDFDFVTAVNYKGFFLCVQKVAPVLAVQHQARPGYTSDIIQINSKSGLEGSNRNGAYAGSKFGGLGLTQSYAMELVTDGIKVNAICPGNFLDGPLWSDPDNGLFVQYLRTGKVPGAKSIADVRKFYEGKVPMGRGCTTGDVMTAVYYLIDQQYETGQALPVTGGQVMLK from the coding sequence ATGGACAAGACCGAACTGATCAACGTGATCGCCCCGGCGATGCGGGCGCTGGCCGCACAGGACAACCGCCTCAAGCTGGTGCGATTCGACGAGACCGCCACCACGCACGGCGGCATCGCGTTTGACCCGCCCGCCGGCGGCGACGCCGCGGCGATCATCGCGGCGCTTTCGGGCGTTATGACCACCCACGGAAAGAAGATCACCGCCGTGGCCGTCGACGGCTTGGGCATGTTCAGCGTCTACGATCATCCTGCCGGCGGGGCTGGGCGCGTGGCGGGCAAAGTCGCCCTGGTGACCGGGGCGGCGCAGGGCTTCGGTCTGGAGATCGCGCAGAACCTGGCCGAGCAGGGCGCGTGCGTCGTGCTCGGCGACATCAACGCCGCCGGCGCCCAGAAGGCCGCTGCGGATTTGATCTCCAAGCACGGGGCACAGTGCGCGATGGGCCTGGCGATCAACGTCACCGACGGCGCCTCCGTCGCCGCGGCGATTCACCAGGTCGTCCGGACCTTCGGCGGGCTGGACATCCTGGTCTCCAACGCCGGCGTCCTCAAGGCCGGCTCCGTCAAGACCCAGAGCGAAAAGGATTTCGATTTCGTCACGGCCGTCAACTACAAGGGCTTCTTCCTGTGCGTTCAAAAGGTAGCGCCCGTGCTGGCGGTTCAGCACCAGGCTCGGCCGGGGTACACCAGCGACATCATCCAGATCAATTCCAAGAGCGGGCTGGAAGGCTCCAACCGCAACGGGGCTTACGCCGGCAGCAAGTTCGGCGGGCTGGGGCTGACGCAGTCGTACGCGATGGAACTGGTGACCGACGGGATCAAAGTCAACGCGATCTGCCCGGGCAATTTCCTCGACGGTCCGCTGTGGTCGGACCCGGATAACGGCCTCTTCGTGCAGTACCTCCGCACGGGCAAGGTGCCCGGGGCCAAGAGCATCGCCGACGTGCGGAAGTTCTACGAAGGCAAGGTGCCCATGGGGCGCGGCTGCACCACCGGCGACGTGATGACGGCGGTGTACTATCTGATCGATCAGCAATATGAAACCGGCCAGGCCCTGCCCGTCACGGGCGGGCAGGTCATGCTCAAGTAA
- a CDS encoding alcohol dehydrogenase catalytic domain-containing protein: MARSKAKAKAKEPAKKAATTTTRKPTRKKVGTKKGIGSAATKKAVHASVKAKARVVKTGKKKAVKAVKKAPARTTSKAAAKAAALHKKPAARKKAAAAKIPSLQHAVQLIGPDKLTLNASKAVHEVGPYGVLARVESVGLCFSDLKLLKQFDQHPRKSGIVAGIDQAALPAMPSYVPGDKPTVPGHEATCVIVAVGPKVKRHKVGERCLVQTDYRWLKTDKSNAAFGYNFEGALQQYVLMDERVILDPQSGQRMLIPVDRQRSASAICLVEPWACVEDSYVTPERRGMMAGGKLLVVAEAGYKIQGIAESLNADGKPAVVLAKLAQGDQLADLRAAVGMTVVDIEYPKTLEPGVWNDIVYFGTDPAVIELLNDKLAPGGIMNIVTAGKTIGRAVEISVGRVHYGMCRWVGTAGANAADGYKMIPADGEVRDNDSVIVIGAGGPMGQMHVIRDVCSGKKNLSVVGTDFDDARLATLEAKVAPLAAANGVTLKMINPNKQGNTGTHSYHAIMAPVPALVSAAIASSTQGALINIFAGIAATVKHPIDLDAIVSKSIFMFGTSGSTIRDMMIVLEKVQAGTLDTNASVDAVSGMAGAIDGIAAVENRTLAGKIIVYPELVDLPLTPLSELKNKLPAVAAKLDPHGQWTKAAEETLLKQR, from the coding sequence ATGGCACGCTCTAAAGCCAAGGCCAAGGCAAAAGAACCGGCAAAGAAGGCTGCAACGACGACCACCCGCAAACCCACTCGGAAGAAGGTGGGCACGAAGAAGGGCATTGGATCGGCCGCAACCAAGAAGGCGGTTCACGCGTCCGTCAAAGCCAAAGCCCGCGTGGTCAAGACGGGCAAGAAGAAAGCGGTTAAGGCTGTGAAGAAGGCGCCCGCCCGCACAACTTCCAAAGCGGCAGCTAAGGCTGCCGCACTCCATAAGAAGCCTGCCGCACGCAAGAAGGCCGCCGCGGCAAAGATTCCATCCCTGCAGCACGCGGTGCAGCTCATCGGGCCCGACAAGCTGACGCTCAACGCCTCCAAGGCGGTGCATGAGGTCGGGCCCTACGGCGTGCTGGCCCGCGTCGAGTCGGTGGGGCTGTGCTTCAGCGACCTCAAGCTGCTCAAGCAGTTCGACCAGCATCCGCGAAAGAGCGGGATCGTCGCCGGGATAGACCAGGCTGCTCTGCCGGCGATGCCCAGCTACGTTCCCGGCGATAAGCCCACCGTCCCCGGCCACGAGGCCACGTGCGTGATCGTGGCGGTCGGACCCAAGGTCAAGCGCCACAAGGTCGGCGAGCGCTGCCTCGTTCAGACCGACTACCGCTGGCTCAAGACCGACAAGTCCAACGCGGCGTTCGGGTACAACTTCGAAGGCGCCCTGCAGCAGTACGTGCTGATGGACGAGCGCGTGATCCTCGATCCCCAGAGCGGCCAACGCATGCTTATCCCCGTCGACCGCCAGCGCAGCGCCTCGGCGATCTGCCTGGTCGAGCCGTGGGCGTGCGTTGAAGATTCCTACGTCACCCCCGAGCGCCGCGGGATGATGGCCGGCGGCAAGCTGCTGGTGGTCGCCGAGGCCGGCTACAAGATCCAGGGCATCGCCGAAAGCCTCAATGCGGATGGCAAACCGGCAGTCGTGCTGGCCAAGCTCGCGCAGGGCGATCAGCTCGCGGATCTGCGGGCGGCCGTGGGCATGACCGTCGTCGATATCGAGTATCCCAAGACGCTCGAACCGGGCGTGTGGAACGATATCGTGTACTTCGGCACCGACCCGGCCGTCATCGAACTGCTCAACGACAAGCTCGCCCCCGGCGGGATCATGAACATTGTGACGGCCGGCAAGACCATTGGCCGGGCGGTCGAGATCAGCGTCGGTCGCGTGCATTACGGCATGTGCCGCTGGGTGGGCACCGCCGGCGCCAATGCGGCTGACGGATACAAGATGATCCCGGCCGACGGCGAGGTGCGCGACAACGACAGCGTGATCGTGATCGGCGCCGGCGGGCCGATGGGTCAGATGCACGTGATCCGCGACGTCTGCTCGGGCAAGAAGAACCTCTCGGTCGTCGGGACCGACTTCGACGACGCCCGCCTGGCGACGCTCGAGGCCAAGGTCGCCCCGCTGGCCGCGGCTAACGGTGTGACGCTGAAAATGATCAACCCCAACAAGCAGGGCAACACGGGGACCCACAGCTACCACGCCATCATGGCCCCCGTACCGGCGCTGGTCTCTGCGGCGATAGCCTCCAGCACACAAGGGGCGCTGATCAACATCTTCGCGGGCATCGCCGCGACGGTGAAGCATCCCATCGACCTCGACGCGATCGTCAGCAAGAGCATCTTCATGTTCGGCACCAGCGGTTCGACCATCCGCGACATGATGATCGTACTGGAGAAGGTGCAGGCCGGCACCCTCGACACCAACGCCTCCGTCGACGCTGTCAGCGGAATGGCCGGGGCTATCGACGGCATTGCGGCTGTCGAAAACCGCACGCTGGCCGGAAAGATCATCGTCTATCCGGAACTGGTGGACCTGCCCCTAACGCCCCTGAGCGAACTGAAGAACAAACTGCCCGCCGTGGCCGCCAAGCTCGACCCGCACGGCCAGTGGACCAAGGCGGCTGAAGAAACGCTGCTGAAGCAGCGGTAA
- the lipB gene encoding lipoyl(octanoyl) transferase LipB: MPSLSVIDLGRVSYSDALALQMRLVEQIKSRGDDCAEGYLILVEHDPPVITLGKAAKPQNVVADEATLAGAGIEVHHVTRGGDVTYHGPGQIVGYPIINLRALDSDVRAYVARLEETLIRLLGRFGIEAFRRKGLTGVWALGQSPLSREKPRETGDSPCKIAAIGVAVSRWVTYHGFALNVDPNLAHFDLIVPCGIADAEVTSMAAVLGQPITTAEVKPVLIECFQEVFCELQR, translated from the coding sequence ATGCCTTCGCTTTCCGTCATCGATCTAGGCCGCGTCTCGTATTCTGACGCTTTGGCGCTGCAGATGCGACTGGTCGAACAGATCAAATCTCGCGGCGACGACTGCGCCGAGGGCTATCTCATCCTCGTCGAGCACGACCCGCCTGTTATCACGCTGGGCAAGGCCGCCAAGCCGCAGAATGTCGTGGCGGACGAGGCGACCCTCGCGGGCGCGGGTATTGAGGTGCATCACGTCACCCGCGGCGGCGACGTGACGTATCACGGCCCGGGGCAGATCGTTGGTTACCCGATCATCAACCTGCGGGCATTGGACTCCGACGTGCGCGCGTACGTCGCGCGCCTGGAAGAAACGCTCATCCGCCTGCTGGGTCGCTTCGGCATCGAAGCGTTTCGCCGCAAGGGTCTCACGGGCGTGTGGGCGTTGGGACAGTCACCACTTTCTCGCGAAAAGCCGCGAGAAACTGGTGACAGTCCCTGTAAGATCGCCGCCATCGGCGTGGCGGTTTCGCGATGGGTTACGTACCACGGCTTCGCTCTAAATGTGGATCCCAACCTCGCGCACTTTGATCTGATTGTCCCCTGCGGCATTGCCGATGCCGAGGTGACCAGCATGGCTGCAGTCCTCGGCCAGCCGATAACCACCGCCGAGGTGAAACCCGTTTTGATAGAATGCTTCCAGGAAGTGTTCTGCGAGCTCCAACGATGA
- the lipA gene encoding lipoyl synthase has product MTDNAPTRRLPPWLTRRLGPSRQADQVAALLADLHLVTVCDGAHCPNRHECYSRRTATFMILGETCTRNCRFCAVSPCAGAAPLPPREDEPAAVAEACKRLALRHVVITSVTRDDLADGGAGHFAQTIAAVRGAVPHAIIEVLVPDFHGDHAAIETVLAAAGHVFNHNVETVDRLYATVRPQANYHRSLGVLAHAKSRGATTKSGLMVGLGETPGQVEQVLRDLRAAGCDIVTIGQYLAPSKHHLPVVRYVEPAEFAAYEEAAKAVGFAAVAAGPFVRSSYQAEDVFNKRCASSRDLA; this is encoded by the coding sequence ATGACTGACAATGCCCCGACTCGTCGCCTGCCGCCGTGGCTCACGCGCCGCCTCGGGCCTTCGCGCCAGGCCGACCAGGTTGCCGCCCTGCTGGCTGACCTGCATCTGGTCACCGTCTGCGACGGCGCGCACTGCCCCAACCGCCACGAATGCTACAGCCGCCGCACGGCCACCTTCATGATCCTGGGCGAAACCTGCACCCGCAACTGCCGCTTCTGCGCGGTGTCTCCCTGCGCCGGCGCAGCGCCGCTGCCGCCGCGCGAGGACGAGCCCGCGGCCGTGGCCGAGGCGTGCAAACGCCTGGCGCTGCGCCATGTGGTGATCACCTCCGTCACGCGCGACGATCTGGCCGACGGCGGAGCCGGCCACTTCGCCCAGACGATCGCGGCTGTTCGCGGTGCGGTTCCTCATGCGATCATCGAAGTGCTCGTGCCGGATTTTCATGGGGACCACGCGGCCATCGAAACCGTGCTGGCCGCCGCTGGGCACGTGTTTAATCACAATGTCGAAACCGTCGACCGCCTGTACGCGACCGTTCGCCCGCAGGCCAATTACCACCGCAGCCTGGGCGTACTGGCGCACGCCAAGAGCCGCGGCGCGACGACCAAGAGCGGCCTGATGGTCGGCCTGGGCGAGACGCCCGGCCAGGTCGAGCAGGTGCTGCGCGACCTGCGCGCCGCCGGCTGCGACATCGTCACCATCGGCCAGTATCTCGCCCCGTCGAAGCATCACCTGCCGGTGGTGCGATACGTCGAGCCCGCCGAGTTCGCGGCGTATGAAGAGGCCGCCAAGGCAGTGGGTTTCGCCGCCGTGGCTGCAGGGCCTTTCGTCCGCAGCAGCTACCAAGCCGAAGATGTTTTCAACAAACGTTGTGCAAGCTCAAGAGACTTAGCCTAG
- the rbr gene encoding rubrerythrin: protein MAQLKGSKTEQSLKDAFAGESQARNKYTYFASVAKKEGLEQIAAIFLETAENEKEHAKLHLKFLDGIGDTAANLAAAAGGENHEWTSMYPGMAKTAREEGFDDIARLFDGLAKIEKEHEARYKKLLANFQGGQVFAKPAKTKWLCRNCGFVHEGEKAVATCPVCKHPQAYFEVAGDNF from the coding sequence ATGGCGCAACTGAAAGGCAGCAAGACCGAACAAAGTTTGAAGGATGCATTCGCCGGCGAAAGCCAGGCCCGCAATAAGTACACGTATTTTGCCTCGGTGGCGAAGAAGGAAGGCCTCGAGCAGATCGCGGCGATCTTCCTGGAAACCGCCGAGAACGAAAAAGAGCACGCCAAGCTGCACCTGAAGTTCCTCGACGGTATCGGCGATACGGCGGCGAATCTGGCTGCCGCGGCCGGCGGCGAGAACCACGAGTGGACGAGCATGTATCCGGGCATGGCCAAGACCGCCCGCGAGGAAGGCTTCGACGACATCGCCCGCCTGTTCGACGGCCTGGCCAAGATCGAGAAGGAACACGAGGCCCGCTACAAGAAGCTGCTGGCCAATTTCCAGGGCGGCCAGGTCTTCGCCAAGCCCGCCAAGACCAAATGGCTCTGCCGCAACTGCGGCTTCGTGCATGAGGGCGAAAAGGCCGTTGCGACCTGCCCGGTCTGCAAGCATCCACAGGCGTACTTCGAAGTGGCGGGGGACAATTTTTGA
- a CDS encoding glutathione peroxidase encodes MNIGKTKAILAGVGMIAALATIYLTNVCRGEVAATRPASALAYTVKDMEGKDVVLADKYAGKVVLIVNVASKCGFTRQYKGLQELHDQYAAKGLAIAGFPCNQFGGQEPGDNKTIREFCESTYKVKFDLFDKIDVNGDQASPLYKYLTGETVPVADKGPVKWNFEKFLIGKDGQVIARYRSRVKPAQIAKDIEAALAK; translated from the coding sequence ATGAACATTGGAAAAACCAAGGCCATTTTGGCTGGCGTGGGGATGATCGCAGCTCTTGCCACTATCTACTTGACGAATGTCTGTCGCGGTGAAGTGGCCGCAACCAGGCCGGCCTCGGCGCTGGCGTATACCGTCAAGGACATGGAAGGCAAGGACGTGGTGCTGGCGGACAAGTACGCCGGCAAGGTCGTGCTGATCGTCAACGTCGCCAGCAAGTGTGGGTTCACGCGGCAGTACAAGGGGCTGCAGGAACTGCACGACCAGTACGCCGCCAAGGGCCTGGCGATTGCGGGTTTCCCGTGCAATCAGTTCGGCGGCCAGGAGCCCGGCGACAACAAGACCATCCGCGAGTTCTGCGAAAGCACATACAAGGTGAAGTTCGACCTGTTCGACAAGATCGACGTCAACGGCGACCAGGCCAGCCCGCTCTATAAGTACCTGACCGGCGAGACTGTCCCCGTGGCCGACAAGGGTCCGGTGAAGTGGAACTTCGAGAAGTTCCTCATCGGCAAGGACGGCCAGGTGATCGCCCGCTACCGCTCCAGAGTCAAACCCGCCCAGATCGCCAAGGACATCGAGGCGGCGCTGGCGAAGTAG
- a CDS encoding right-handed parallel beta-helix repeat-containing protein has translation MIRSNLTMISLILATTMTAAAIAEEPPTADIFLSPDGRDTWSGTLPDRNSDLTDGPLATLAAAHDAVRKLRAAEPARKTPVIVMLRQGRYELDQTLELGRQDSGTAQSPTIYCPWPQDKVRISGGRIVGGWTVDPRGWWQTRLPEVAEGRWAFMQLFVDGQRRFRPRLPGKGFYLIERTLKETPAAAGKGYDRFGFAVGDIKADWANRGDIEVIVFHSWTTSRLHIAAVEGNAVTFTGPTAIQEWWMSLQANRRYLVENVKEALGKRGQWYLDRPSGVLTYVPMDGETPQRSCVIAPRLKQLMRLDDVEHVQFEGLTFEHADWSLEPQGRSVIQAEVPYPAAIMAVGIRDCLFNRCVFQHVGEYALELGLGCKNNRIVDCEVIDTGAGAIKIGSYGDADTLHGTKAQLSDETVASHNVLSNCLLAQGGRVHPGAVGLWVGHAHHNTLENNEIYDHYYSGVNLGWSGTYGPHFGHHNDFAFNLVHKIGQNLLNDMGGVYTRGISPGTTIRNNVIRDVMGYRHGAGAVYTDQATTDVVIENNLLVDNFEGGHRHHFGKNIVFRNNIVAMGRRGQMFHQLKEDYKAVEYTHNIFYWKDAPLLIGEWGGRQDFDYNCYWQVGGEPNFAGMTFAQWQAAGRDAHSIIADPLFVDADKGDFNLKENSPALKIGFKPFAYSAAGRTRGRRGSDLLSVTPAYLGQPHP, from the coding sequence ATGATCCGTTCCAACCTGACGATGATTTCTCTAATTCTGGCGACGACAATGACTGCCGCCGCGATTGCGGAGGAACCTCCCACGGCTGACATCTTCCTTTCCCCCGACGGGCGCGACACGTGGAGCGGCACTCTGCCGGACCGCAATTCCGATCTCACCGATGGGCCGCTGGCGACGCTGGCCGCCGCGCACGACGCCGTTCGCAAACTTCGCGCCGCCGAACCGGCCCGCAAGACCCCTGTCATCGTCATGCTCCGCCAGGGGCGATACGAGCTTGACCAGACGCTCGAGCTCGGGCGCCAGGATAGCGGCACCGCCCAGTCACCAACGATCTACTGCCCCTGGCCGCAGGACAAGGTCCGGATCAGCGGCGGCCGCATTGTCGGCGGCTGGACCGTCGACCCGCGCGGGTGGTGGCAGACGCGCCTGCCGGAAGTGGCCGAGGGCAGGTGGGCCTTCATGCAGCTGTTCGTCGACGGGCAGCGGCGATTCCGCCCGCGCCTGCCCGGCAAGGGCTTCTATCTCATCGAGCGCACACTCAAGGAAACCCCCGCGGCCGCGGGCAAAGGCTACGACCGCTTCGGCTTCGCCGTCGGCGACATCAAAGCTGACTGGGCCAATCGCGGCGACATCGAGGTGATCGTCTTTCATTCGTGGACGACCTCGCGCCTGCACATCGCGGCCGTCGAGGGCAACGCCGTGACCTTCACCGGCCCGACGGCGATCCAGGAATGGTGGATGTCGCTGCAGGCCAACCGCCGCTACTTGGTTGAGAACGTCAAGGAAGCCCTGGGAAAAAGAGGTCAGTGGTATCTCGACCGCCCCAGCGGCGTGCTGACGTATGTGCCGATGGACGGCGAAACGCCGCAGCGGAGTTGTGTCATCGCCCCGCGACTGAAGCAGCTCATGCGCCTCGACGACGTCGAGCACGTGCAGTTCGAAGGCCTGACGTTCGAACACGCCGACTGGTCGCTCGAACCGCAGGGCCGCAGCGTCATACAGGCGGAAGTGCCCTACCCCGCCGCCATCATGGCCGTGGGCATACGCGACTGCCTGTTCAATCGCTGCGTCTTCCAGCACGTGGGCGAGTACGCCCTCGAGCTGGGGCTGGGCTGCAAGAACAACCGTATCGTCGATTGCGAAGTGATCGACACCGGCGCGGGGGCGATCAAGATCGGCTCGTACGGGGACGCCGACACGCTCCACGGCACCAAGGCGCAGCTCAGCGACGAGACGGTGGCCTCGCACAACGTCCTGAGCAACTGCCTGCTGGCCCAGGGCGGCCGCGTGCATCCCGGCGCGGTGGGCCTGTGGGTCGGCCACGCCCACCACAACACGCTGGAGAACAACGAGATTTACGACCACTACTACAGCGGGGTGAACCTGGGCTGGTCGGGCACGTATGGCCCGCACTTCGGGCATCACAACGATTTCGCATTCAACCTCGTACACAAGATCGGGCAGAACCTGCTCAACGACATGGGCGGGGTGTACACGCGGGGCATTTCGCCGGGCACGACGATCCGCAACAATGTCATCCGCGACGTGATGGGCTATCGCCACGGGGCAGGAGCGGTCTACACCGACCAGGCCACCACCGACGTGGTGATCGAGAACAATCTGCTGGTGGACAATTTCGAGGGCGGCCACCGCCACCACTTCGGCAAGAACATCGTCTTTCGCAACAACATCGTGGCGATGGGCCGCCGCGGGCAGATGTTCCACCAGCTCAAGGAAGACTACAAAGCCGTCGAGTACACACACAACATCTTCTACTGGAAAGACGCCCCGCTGCTGATCGGCGAATGGGGCGGGCGGCAGGACTTCGACTACAACTGCTACTGGCAGGTCGGCGGCGAGCCGAACTTCGCCGGCATGACCTTCGCCCAGTGGCAAGCCGCCGGCCGCGACGCGCATTCCATCATCGCCGACCCGCTATTCGTCGATGCAGACAAAGGCGACTTTAACCTGAAAGAGAACTCCCCTGCGTTGAAGATCGGATTCAAGCCCTTCGCGTATTCTGCCGCCGGCCGAACGCGAGGCCGCCGCGGATCCGACCTGCTGTCGGTGACGCCGGCTTACTTGGGGCAGCCGCATCCCTGA
- a CDS encoding right-handed parallel beta-helix repeat-containing protein encodes MNPIKIVVYVVVAALFGAGLLWAQDTQPQEQPAPPRTLKVGPGQKYAKPSSAIAAAYKGDIVEIAPGTYENDWCYVRRDRLTLRGLVDDQGRKPLLKSSGSINNGKAIWVISGHNVTVENVDFTGARVKDHNGAGIRAEGRNLTVRGCKFSDCENGVLGGGKDPRSEMLIEHCEFAGCGLRGQSHNLYISAIGKLTFRFNYTHHAKEGHLLKSRARVNHILYNRIAEEETGSGSYEINLPNGGNAVILGNVIQQGAKTQNSAIFAYGEEGMKYSDNSVYVVNNTFINDLGKGVFVHIRPGKIEPPVRVANNIFRGRGELCSYAKAELKSNVTDDPKFIDRAAWDLRVAADSPCVNKAVQLPAVEGMSLVPTFEYVHPCSTAKRTDDGKTVGAYGVRAARP; translated from the coding sequence ATGAACCCGATCAAGATCGTCGTGTACGTTGTTGTGGCCGCACTGTTCGGGGCGGGCTTGCTCTGGGCTCAGGACACACAGCCGCAGGAGCAGCCCGCGCCGCCGCGGACGCTGAAGGTCGGGCCCGGCCAGAAATATGCCAAGCCCTCGTCCGCCATCGCCGCGGCTTACAAGGGCGACATCGTCGAGATCGCCCCGGGCACCTACGAAAACGACTGGTGCTATGTCCGTCGCGACCGCCTGACGCTGCGCGGCTTGGTGGACGATCAGGGCCGCAAGCCGCTGCTCAAGAGCTCCGGCAGCATCAATAACGGCAAGGCGATCTGGGTTATCAGCGGCCACAATGTAACGGTGGAGAACGTCGATTTTACAGGCGCCCGCGTGAAGGATCACAACGGCGCGGGCATTCGGGCCGAGGGGCGCAACCTCACGGTGCGCGGGTGCAAGTTCAGCGACTGCGAGAACGGCGTCCTCGGCGGCGGCAAGGACCCCCGCAGCGAGATGCTGATCGAGCATTGCGAGTTTGCCGGCTGCGGGCTGCGCGGGCAGTCGCACAATCTGTACATCTCCGCCATCGGCAAGCTGACGTTCCGCTTCAACTACACGCACCACGCCAAGGAAGGGCACCTGCTCAAGTCGCGGGCACGGGTGAACCACATCCTGTATAACCGCATCGCCGAAGAGGAGACCGGATCGGGCAGCTATGAGATCAACCTACCCAACGGCGGCAACGCCGTGATCCTGGGCAACGTGATCCAACAGGGCGCCAAGACCCAGAACTCCGCCATCTTCGCCTATGGCGAGGAGGGCATGAAGTACTCGGACAACTCCGTATACGTGGTAAACAACACGTTTATCAACGATCTGGGCAAGGGCGTCTTCGTGCATATTCGCCCGGGCAAGATCGAGCCGCCGGTGCGGGTCGCCAACAACATCTTCCGGGGTCGCGGAGAACTGTGCAGCTATGCCAAGGCCGAGCTGAAGTCCAACGTCACCGATGATCCGAAATTCATCGACCGCGCCGCATGGGACCTGCGCGTGGCAGCCGACTCGCCGTGCGTCAACAAAGCCGTTCAACTGCCGGCCGTCGAGGGCATGAGCCTTGTCCCGACTTTCGAATATGTTCACCCCTGCTCGACGGCCAAACGCACTGACGATGGCAAGACCGTTGGCGCGTATGGAGTACGGGCGGCTCGGCCGTGA
- a CDS encoding transketolase: MSSHSNSMATEIRKAVVKMQRRGTNVGSAMSVADILAVLYFDVMHIPSPADPARDRLVLSKGHAASALYAVLALKGFLEPALLESFLQDGSDLTGHPCAANVAGVDVSTGSLGHGLPIAVGMALAARHDGLAHRIFVVQGCGEMQEGSVWEGAMFASRLGLDNLTLIVDANNLQGYGRAQDIQPIETFAPKLRAFGWDVLEVDGHDHAALCEVLKRTPNGKPVAVVARTTKGKGVAEMEDVLGWHYFSVPPEKVQPFLDELDEGR, translated from the coding sequence ATGTCCTCTCACAGCAACAGCATGGCCACCGAGATCCGTAAGGCGGTGGTGAAGATGCAGCGCCGCGGGACCAATGTCGGCTCGGCGATGTCGGTGGCCGACATCCTGGCAGTGCTGTACTTCGACGTGATGCACATCCCCTCGCCGGCGGACCCTGCTCGCGACCGGCTGGTGCTCAGCAAGGGGCACGCCGCTTCGGCACTGTATGCGGTCTTGGCGCTGAAAGGTTTTCTGGAGCCGGCGCTGCTGGAGAGTTTTCTGCAGGACGGATCGGACCTGACGGGCCATCCCTGTGCGGCCAACGTTGCCGGCGTGGACGTATCGACGGGGTCGCTGGGGCACGGGCTGCCCATCGCGGTGGGGATGGCGCTGGCAGCAAGGCATGACGGTCTGGCGCATCGCATCTTCGTGGTGCAGGGCTGCGGCGAGATGCAGGAAGGCAGCGTCTGGGAGGGGGCAATGTTCGCCTCGCGGTTGGGGCTGGACAACCTGACGCTGATCGTCGACGCCAACAACCTGCAGGGATACGGGCGGGCGCAGGATATCCAACCTATCGAAACGTTCGCGCCCAAGCTGCGGGCGTTTGGGTGGGATGTGCTTGAGGTTGACGGGCATGATCATGCGGCGCTTTGCGAAGTCCTTAAACGAACGCCAAACGGCAAGCCGGTGGCGGTGGTGGCTCGGACGACCAAGGGTAAGGGCGTGGCGGAGATGGAAGATGTGCTGGGGTGGCATTATTTCTCGGTACCGCCGGAGAAGGTGCAACCGTTTCTGGACGAACTGGATGAAGGACGATGA